Proteins co-encoded in one Neodiprion lecontei isolate iyNeoLeco1 chromosome 3, iyNeoLeco1.1, whole genome shotgun sequence genomic window:
- the LOC107219645 gene encoding polyphosphoinositide phosphatase isoform X1 — MEKPIKPNIMFHPIISSIQKIALYETKFCFYLMGSNNTQTRFRVLQIDRMSPRELIVHDDKREYTSEEIKDLVNKIDIGNRSRMGQRSNTGGVSRVVSAFGIIGKLNCEPTTTCEATNEEPQKQESQATQHKPTQTRFTWKTVWQRDSFPRLVPAFGLLGFVRFLEGYYIILVTKRCRVAVIGHHTLYKTEDTAMIYIPNDTVRLFHPDEQRYVKMFQNIDLSSNFYFSYSYDLTQTLQFNMAPPKHIKSDIPTANPENKSEADDVEDSEDFFNMWAFRENPETSEYENNVFDHKIVNYGVRSNPNRRFVWNSHLLLPVEKYLHPDWILYITHGFIGQSNISIFGRSMYVTIIARRSTKYAGTRFLKRGANFDGDVANEVETEQIVHDSGISSFSHGHFSSFVQMRGSVPGHWRQDVSKMVPKPTITCDLTDPYVETAGAHFNQLLKRYGSPIIILNLVKKREKKKHESTLSEELSMAVRYLNQFLPPEHIIQYISFDMARKNKGKEANVMGRLANIAHSAVLKTGIFQSQNPYYSQRNLFSTANSNKKPHRNDLNSTLSGMTRNDSKTTLSLSLPRISSTGQFTSDRDSNSKASEGLEKSEIDSIENKVRQCFMRRGTVQTGIIRTNCVDCLDRTNTAQFAIGKCALGFQLCALGVLETPKLEFDSDCVRLLEELYEDHGDTLALQYGGSQLVHRIKTYRKTAPWTSQGNDIMQTLSRYFSNTFSDQEKQHTINLFLGLFVPEEGKTPLWELVTDYYLHHKPACKYTRRTKVLTQWWDKNVLKCLPYALNEVTKSCSEMIQLQHTQEEMVDVYYDYHRPHELSVLVDVYAYKISHSVRDFMPNFTTNFSPFAVRVRPGRRREETGNKNANMKNPSMTGQSSTSSTASSASSSLDSSSDDDESHQNANDSQLTASKDSSDLVSFESLFPTMREVYGTQPESPKRADILLYKRYVLIGRNATYPTDHSKIRSKLVQQASFPECLNAKVSLPVVKDASISIYGQYVRRAKIGGSMPNPNDMILYENYVQEQMLTRRNGVCRSS; from the exons ATGGAGAAGCCAATAAAGCCTAACATAATGTTTCACCCGATTATTTCATCGATACAAAAGATCGCCCTgtacgaaacaaaattt tgcttttaTTTGATGGGCTCGAACAATACGCAAACGAGATTTCGCGTTTTGCAAATCGATAGAATGTCCCCAAGGGAGCTGATAGTTCATGACGACAAGAGGGAGTACACGAGCGAAGAGATTAAAGATCTGGTTAACAAAATCGATATAGGTAACCGCAGCCGGATGGGACAGCGAAGCAACACTGGCGGAGTTTCCCGTGTTGTATCGGCGTTTGGAATAATTG GCAAACTTAATTGCGAACCAACAACAACCTGCGAGGCTACTAACGAAGAGCCGCAGAAACAAGAATCGCAAGCAACACAACATAAACCAACCCAAACACGATTCACCTGGAAGACAGTATGGCAACGAGATTCTTTTCCAAGGCTAGTACCGGCTTTTGGCCTCCTTG GATTCGTCCGTTTCTTGGAGGGATACTATATCATTCTGGTTACAAAGAGGTGTCGAGTCGCTGTAATCGGTCACCATACCTTGTACAAAACGGAGGACACTGCCATGATTTACATTCCAAATGATACAGTCCGACTTTTTCATCCCGATGAACAGAGATatgtaaaaatgtttcaaaacaTTGACCTTAGCAGTAATTTCTACTTCAGCTACTCCTATGATCTGACGCAGACCTTACAGTTCAATATGGCGCCACCCAAGCACATCAAATCAGACATTCCAACGGCAAATCCAGAAAACAAAAGTGAAGCGGACGATGTTGAAGATTCTgaagattttttcaacatgtGGGCGTTTAGAGAAAATCCAGAGACCAGCGAGTATGAGAATAATGT ATTCGATCATAAAATCGTTAATTACGGAGTACGCAGTAATCCGAACCGGCGCTTTGTGTGGAATTCACACCTCTTGCTAcctgtagaaaaatatttacatcctGATTGGATTTTATACATAACACACGGATTTATTGGACAGTCAAATATCAGCATTTTTGGGAGGTCAATGTACGTCACTATAATCGCTAGAAGAAGTACGAAATACGCAGGGACCAGATTCCTAAAGAGAGGTGCAAATTTTGAT GGAGATGTCGCAAATGAAGTAGAAACCGAGCAAATCGTCCATGACTCAGGTATCAGCTCTTTCAGTCACGGCCACTTCAGTTCCTTCGTACAGATGCGCGGCTCTGTCCCTGGCCACTGGAGACAGGATGTCAGTAAAATGGTTCCCAAACCTACGATCACCTGCGATCTGACCGATCCTTACGTTGAAACTGCAG GTGCTCATTTCAATCAACTATTGAAAAGATACGGATCGCCAATCATAATATTGAATTTGgtgaagaagagagaaaagaagaaacacgAAAGCACTTTGAGCGAGGAGCTCAGTATGGCTGTGAGATACTTGAATCAATTTCTACCACCCGaacatattatacaatatatcaGTTTCGATATGGCTAGAAAGAATAAGGG CAAAGAAGCGAATGTAATGGGGCGACTAGCGAATATAGCACACAGTGCTGTACTGAAAACCGGCATCTTTCAATCACAAAATCCGTACTACAGCCAGAGAAATTTGTTCTCAACAGCTAATAGCAACAAGAAACCTCACAGGAATGACTTAAACTCGACTCTTTCAGGCATGACAAGAAACGATTCAAAAACAACGCTCAGCTTAAGTTTACCGCGAATAAGTTCTACCGGTCAATTTACATCTGATCGCGACAGTAATTCAAAGGCGTCAGAAGGTCTGGAAAAATCGGAGATCgattcgattgaaaataaagtgaGACAATGCTTTATGAGGAGAGGAACTGTGCAAACTGGAATCATTAGGACGAATTGCGTGGATTGCTTGGATCGAACCAACACAGCTCAGTTTGCAATTGGAAAATGTGCCTTGGGCTTCCAATTGTGTGCTTTGGGAGTGCTAGAAACTCCAAAGTTGGAATTCGACTCCGACTGCGTACGGCTACTTGAAGAGCTGTACGAAGATCACGGTGACACTTTGGCATTGCAGTATGGAGGTTCGCAGTTGGTACATAGGATAAAAACATACAG GAAAACTGCACCGTGGACAAGTCAAGGCAATGATATCATGCAGACGTTGAGCAGATATTTCAGCAATACTTTCAGCGATCAGGAAAAACAACACACAATTAATCTCTTTCTAG GATTGTTTGTTCCGGAAGAAGGAAAAACTCCGTTATGGGAACTTGTAACTGATTACTACCTCCATCACAAGCCAGCATGTAAATATACTCGAAGAACAAAAGTATTGACTCAATGGTGGGATAAAAACGTTTTGAAGTGTCTTCCTTACGCTCTTAACGAAGTCACCAAGTCTTGTTCAGAAATGATCCAGTTACAGCACACGCAAGAAGAAATGGTAGACGTATATTACGATTATCATCG CCCTCACGAATTATCAGTATTAGTCGATGTGTATGCCTACAAAATAAGCCACTCGGTCAGAGATTTTATGCCTAATTTTACAACAAACTTCAGCCCCTTTGCTGTGCGAGTAAGGCCAGGGAGGAGACGAGAAGAAACAGGTAACAAAAATGCAAACATGAAAAATCCGTCTATGACTGGTCAAAGCAGTACCAGCAGTACAGCGTCTAGTGCCAG TTCGAGTTTGGACTCTAGCTCTGACGATGACGAGAGCCACCAAAATGCTAACGACTCTCAATTGACTGCATCGAAGGATAGTTCTGATCTAGTTTCATTTGAATCCCTGTTTCCGACAATGCGAGAAGTCTACGGAACCCAACCAGAGTCTCCGAAGAGGGCAGATATTCTTTTGTACAAAAG GTATGTGCTAATAGGTAGGAATGCAACCTATCCAACAGATCATTCAAAAATACGATCTAAATTGGTTCAGCAGGCATCCTTTCCAGAGTGTTTGAACGCCAAAGTTTCTCTTCCTGTTGTAAAAGACGCGAGTATCAGTATTTATGGACAGTATGTGAGGAGAGCCaag ATCGGTGGTTCAATGCCAAATCCTAATGACATgattttgtacgaaaattaCGTTCAAGAGCAAATGCTAACTAGACGGAACGGAGTATGCAGAAGTTCGTAA
- the LOC107219645 gene encoding polyphosphoinositide phosphatase isoform X2, whose protein sequence is MEKPIKPNIMFHPIISSIQKIALYETKFCFYLMGSNNTQTRFRVLQIDRMSPRELIVHDDKREYTSEEIKDLVNKIDIGNRSRMGQRSNTGGVSRVVSAFGIIGKLNCEPTTTCEATNEEPQKQESQATQHKPTQTRFTWKTVWQRDSFPRLVPAFGLLGFVRFLEGYYIILVTKRCRVAVIGHHTLYKTEDTAMIYIPNDTVRLFHPDEQRYVKMFQNIDLSSNFYFSYSYDLTQTLQFNMAPPKHIKSDIPTANPENKSEADDVEDSEDFFNMWAFRENPETSEFDHKIVNYGVRSNPNRRFVWNSHLLLPVEKYLHPDWILYITHGFIGQSNISIFGRSMYVTIIARRSTKYAGTRFLKRGANFDGDVANEVETEQIVHDSGISSFSHGHFSSFVQMRGSVPGHWRQDVSKMVPKPTITCDLTDPYVETAGAHFNQLLKRYGSPIIILNLVKKREKKKHESTLSEELSMAVRYLNQFLPPEHIIQYISFDMARKNKGKEANVMGRLANIAHSAVLKTGIFQSQNPYYSQRNLFSTANSNKKPHRNDLNSTLSGMTRNDSKTTLSLSLPRISSTGQFTSDRDSNSKASEGLEKSEIDSIENKVRQCFMRRGTVQTGIIRTNCVDCLDRTNTAQFAIGKCALGFQLCALGVLETPKLEFDSDCVRLLEELYEDHGDTLALQYGGSQLVHRIKTYRKTAPWTSQGNDIMQTLSRYFSNTFSDQEKQHTINLFLGLFVPEEGKTPLWELVTDYYLHHKPACKYTRRTKVLTQWWDKNVLKCLPYALNEVTKSCSEMIQLQHTQEEMVDVYYDYHRPHELSVLVDVYAYKISHSVRDFMPNFTTNFSPFAVRVRPGRRREETGNKNANMKNPSMTGQSSTSSTASSASSSLDSSSDDDESHQNANDSQLTASKDSSDLVSFESLFPTMREVYGTQPESPKRADILLYKRYVLIGRNATYPTDHSKIRSKLVQQASFPECLNAKVSLPVVKDASISIYGQYVRRAKIGGSMPNPNDMILYENYVQEQMLTRRNGVCRSS, encoded by the exons ATGGAGAAGCCAATAAAGCCTAACATAATGTTTCACCCGATTATTTCATCGATACAAAAGATCGCCCTgtacgaaacaaaattt tgcttttaTTTGATGGGCTCGAACAATACGCAAACGAGATTTCGCGTTTTGCAAATCGATAGAATGTCCCCAAGGGAGCTGATAGTTCATGACGACAAGAGGGAGTACACGAGCGAAGAGATTAAAGATCTGGTTAACAAAATCGATATAGGTAACCGCAGCCGGATGGGACAGCGAAGCAACACTGGCGGAGTTTCCCGTGTTGTATCGGCGTTTGGAATAATTG GCAAACTTAATTGCGAACCAACAACAACCTGCGAGGCTACTAACGAAGAGCCGCAGAAACAAGAATCGCAAGCAACACAACATAAACCAACCCAAACACGATTCACCTGGAAGACAGTATGGCAACGAGATTCTTTTCCAAGGCTAGTACCGGCTTTTGGCCTCCTTG GATTCGTCCGTTTCTTGGAGGGATACTATATCATTCTGGTTACAAAGAGGTGTCGAGTCGCTGTAATCGGTCACCATACCTTGTACAAAACGGAGGACACTGCCATGATTTACATTCCAAATGATACAGTCCGACTTTTTCATCCCGATGAACAGAGATatgtaaaaatgtttcaaaacaTTGACCTTAGCAGTAATTTCTACTTCAGCTACTCCTATGATCTGACGCAGACCTTACAGTTCAATATGGCGCCACCCAAGCACATCAAATCAGACATTCCAACGGCAAATCCAGAAAACAAAAGTGAAGCGGACGATGTTGAAGATTCTgaagattttttcaacatgtGGGCGTTTAGAGAAAATCCAGAGACCAGCGA ATTCGATCATAAAATCGTTAATTACGGAGTACGCAGTAATCCGAACCGGCGCTTTGTGTGGAATTCACACCTCTTGCTAcctgtagaaaaatatttacatcctGATTGGATTTTATACATAACACACGGATTTATTGGACAGTCAAATATCAGCATTTTTGGGAGGTCAATGTACGTCACTATAATCGCTAGAAGAAGTACGAAATACGCAGGGACCAGATTCCTAAAGAGAGGTGCAAATTTTGAT GGAGATGTCGCAAATGAAGTAGAAACCGAGCAAATCGTCCATGACTCAGGTATCAGCTCTTTCAGTCACGGCCACTTCAGTTCCTTCGTACAGATGCGCGGCTCTGTCCCTGGCCACTGGAGACAGGATGTCAGTAAAATGGTTCCCAAACCTACGATCACCTGCGATCTGACCGATCCTTACGTTGAAACTGCAG GTGCTCATTTCAATCAACTATTGAAAAGATACGGATCGCCAATCATAATATTGAATTTGgtgaagaagagagaaaagaagaaacacgAAAGCACTTTGAGCGAGGAGCTCAGTATGGCTGTGAGATACTTGAATCAATTTCTACCACCCGaacatattatacaatatatcaGTTTCGATATGGCTAGAAAGAATAAGGG CAAAGAAGCGAATGTAATGGGGCGACTAGCGAATATAGCACACAGTGCTGTACTGAAAACCGGCATCTTTCAATCACAAAATCCGTACTACAGCCAGAGAAATTTGTTCTCAACAGCTAATAGCAACAAGAAACCTCACAGGAATGACTTAAACTCGACTCTTTCAGGCATGACAAGAAACGATTCAAAAACAACGCTCAGCTTAAGTTTACCGCGAATAAGTTCTACCGGTCAATTTACATCTGATCGCGACAGTAATTCAAAGGCGTCAGAAGGTCTGGAAAAATCGGAGATCgattcgattgaaaataaagtgaGACAATGCTTTATGAGGAGAGGAACTGTGCAAACTGGAATCATTAGGACGAATTGCGTGGATTGCTTGGATCGAACCAACACAGCTCAGTTTGCAATTGGAAAATGTGCCTTGGGCTTCCAATTGTGTGCTTTGGGAGTGCTAGAAACTCCAAAGTTGGAATTCGACTCCGACTGCGTACGGCTACTTGAAGAGCTGTACGAAGATCACGGTGACACTTTGGCATTGCAGTATGGAGGTTCGCAGTTGGTACATAGGATAAAAACATACAG GAAAACTGCACCGTGGACAAGTCAAGGCAATGATATCATGCAGACGTTGAGCAGATATTTCAGCAATACTTTCAGCGATCAGGAAAAACAACACACAATTAATCTCTTTCTAG GATTGTTTGTTCCGGAAGAAGGAAAAACTCCGTTATGGGAACTTGTAACTGATTACTACCTCCATCACAAGCCAGCATGTAAATATACTCGAAGAACAAAAGTATTGACTCAATGGTGGGATAAAAACGTTTTGAAGTGTCTTCCTTACGCTCTTAACGAAGTCACCAAGTCTTGTTCAGAAATGATCCAGTTACAGCACACGCAAGAAGAAATGGTAGACGTATATTACGATTATCATCG CCCTCACGAATTATCAGTATTAGTCGATGTGTATGCCTACAAAATAAGCCACTCGGTCAGAGATTTTATGCCTAATTTTACAACAAACTTCAGCCCCTTTGCTGTGCGAGTAAGGCCAGGGAGGAGACGAGAAGAAACAGGTAACAAAAATGCAAACATGAAAAATCCGTCTATGACTGGTCAAAGCAGTACCAGCAGTACAGCGTCTAGTGCCAG TTCGAGTTTGGACTCTAGCTCTGACGATGACGAGAGCCACCAAAATGCTAACGACTCTCAATTGACTGCATCGAAGGATAGTTCTGATCTAGTTTCATTTGAATCCCTGTTTCCGACAATGCGAGAAGTCTACGGAACCCAACCAGAGTCTCCGAAGAGGGCAGATATTCTTTTGTACAAAAG GTATGTGCTAATAGGTAGGAATGCAACCTATCCAACAGATCATTCAAAAATACGATCTAAATTGGTTCAGCAGGCATCCTTTCCAGAGTGTTTGAACGCCAAAGTTTCTCTTCCTGTTGTAAAAGACGCGAGTATCAGTATTTATGGACAGTATGTGAGGAGAGCCaag ATCGGTGGTTCAATGCCAAATCCTAATGACATgattttgtacgaaaattaCGTTCAAGAGCAAATGCTAACTAGACGGAACGGAGTATGCAGAAGTTCGTAA
- the LOC107219645 gene encoding polyphosphoinositide phosphatase isoform X5 — MEKPIKPNIMFHPIISSIQKIALYETKFCFYLMGSNNTQTRFRVLQIDRMSPRELIVHDDKREYTSEEIKDLVNKIDIGNRSRMGQRSNTGGVSRVVSAFGIIGKLNCEPTTTCEATNEEPQKQESQATQHKPTQTRFTWKTVWQRDSFPRLVPAFGLLGFVRFLEGYYIILVTKRCRVAVIGHHTLYKTEDTAMIYIPNDTVRLFHPDEQRYVKMFQNIDLSSNFYFSYSYDLTQTLQFNMAPPKHIKSDIPTANPENKSEADDVEDSEDFFNMWAFRENPETSEYENNVFDHKIVNYGVRSNPNRRFVWNSHLLLPVEKYLHPDWILYITHGFIGQSNISIFGRSMYVTIIARRSTKYAGTRFLKRGANFDGDVANEVETEQIVHDSGISSFSHGHFSSFVQMRGSVPGHWRQDVSKMVPKPTITCDLTDPYVETAGAHFNQLLKRYGSPIIILNLVKKREKKKHESTLSEELSMAVRYLNQFLPPEHIIQYISFDMARKNKGKEANVMGRLANIAHSAVLKTGIFQSQNPYYSQRNLFSTANSNKKPHRNDLNSTLSGMTRNDSKTTLSLSLPRISSTGQFTSDRDSNSKASEGLEKSEIDSIENKVRQCFMRRGTVQTGIIRTNCVDCLDRTNTAQFAIGKCALGFQLCALGVLETPKLEFDSDCVRLLEELYEDHGDTLALQYGGSQLVHRIKTYRKTAPWTSQGNDIMQTLSRYFSNTFSDQEKQHTINLFLGLFVPEEGKTPLWELVTDYYLHHKPACKYTRRTKVLTQWWDKNVLKCLPYALNEVTKSCSEMIQLQHTQEEMPSRIISISRCVCLQNKPLGQRFYA, encoded by the exons ATGGAGAAGCCAATAAAGCCTAACATAATGTTTCACCCGATTATTTCATCGATACAAAAGATCGCCCTgtacgaaacaaaattt tgcttttaTTTGATGGGCTCGAACAATACGCAAACGAGATTTCGCGTTTTGCAAATCGATAGAATGTCCCCAAGGGAGCTGATAGTTCATGACGACAAGAGGGAGTACACGAGCGAAGAGATTAAAGATCTGGTTAACAAAATCGATATAGGTAACCGCAGCCGGATGGGACAGCGAAGCAACACTGGCGGAGTTTCCCGTGTTGTATCGGCGTTTGGAATAATTG GCAAACTTAATTGCGAACCAACAACAACCTGCGAGGCTACTAACGAAGAGCCGCAGAAACAAGAATCGCAAGCAACACAACATAAACCAACCCAAACACGATTCACCTGGAAGACAGTATGGCAACGAGATTCTTTTCCAAGGCTAGTACCGGCTTTTGGCCTCCTTG GATTCGTCCGTTTCTTGGAGGGATACTATATCATTCTGGTTACAAAGAGGTGTCGAGTCGCTGTAATCGGTCACCATACCTTGTACAAAACGGAGGACACTGCCATGATTTACATTCCAAATGATACAGTCCGACTTTTTCATCCCGATGAACAGAGATatgtaaaaatgtttcaaaacaTTGACCTTAGCAGTAATTTCTACTTCAGCTACTCCTATGATCTGACGCAGACCTTACAGTTCAATATGGCGCCACCCAAGCACATCAAATCAGACATTCCAACGGCAAATCCAGAAAACAAAAGTGAAGCGGACGATGTTGAAGATTCTgaagattttttcaacatgtGGGCGTTTAGAGAAAATCCAGAGACCAGCGAGTATGAGAATAATGT ATTCGATCATAAAATCGTTAATTACGGAGTACGCAGTAATCCGAACCGGCGCTTTGTGTGGAATTCACACCTCTTGCTAcctgtagaaaaatatttacatcctGATTGGATTTTATACATAACACACGGATTTATTGGACAGTCAAATATCAGCATTTTTGGGAGGTCAATGTACGTCACTATAATCGCTAGAAGAAGTACGAAATACGCAGGGACCAGATTCCTAAAGAGAGGTGCAAATTTTGAT GGAGATGTCGCAAATGAAGTAGAAACCGAGCAAATCGTCCATGACTCAGGTATCAGCTCTTTCAGTCACGGCCACTTCAGTTCCTTCGTACAGATGCGCGGCTCTGTCCCTGGCCACTGGAGACAGGATGTCAGTAAAATGGTTCCCAAACCTACGATCACCTGCGATCTGACCGATCCTTACGTTGAAACTGCAG GTGCTCATTTCAATCAACTATTGAAAAGATACGGATCGCCAATCATAATATTGAATTTGgtgaagaagagagaaaagaagaaacacgAAAGCACTTTGAGCGAGGAGCTCAGTATGGCTGTGAGATACTTGAATCAATTTCTACCACCCGaacatattatacaatatatcaGTTTCGATATGGCTAGAAAGAATAAGGG CAAAGAAGCGAATGTAATGGGGCGACTAGCGAATATAGCACACAGTGCTGTACTGAAAACCGGCATCTTTCAATCACAAAATCCGTACTACAGCCAGAGAAATTTGTTCTCAACAGCTAATAGCAACAAGAAACCTCACAGGAATGACTTAAACTCGACTCTTTCAGGCATGACAAGAAACGATTCAAAAACAACGCTCAGCTTAAGTTTACCGCGAATAAGTTCTACCGGTCAATTTACATCTGATCGCGACAGTAATTCAAAGGCGTCAGAAGGTCTGGAAAAATCGGAGATCgattcgattgaaaataaagtgaGACAATGCTTTATGAGGAGAGGAACTGTGCAAACTGGAATCATTAGGACGAATTGCGTGGATTGCTTGGATCGAACCAACACAGCTCAGTTTGCAATTGGAAAATGTGCCTTGGGCTTCCAATTGTGTGCTTTGGGAGTGCTAGAAACTCCAAAGTTGGAATTCGACTCCGACTGCGTACGGCTACTTGAAGAGCTGTACGAAGATCACGGTGACACTTTGGCATTGCAGTATGGAGGTTCGCAGTTGGTACATAGGATAAAAACATACAG GAAAACTGCACCGTGGACAAGTCAAGGCAATGATATCATGCAGACGTTGAGCAGATATTTCAGCAATACTTTCAGCGATCAGGAAAAACAACACACAATTAATCTCTTTCTAG GATTGTTTGTTCCGGAAGAAGGAAAAACTCCGTTATGGGAACTTGTAACTGATTACTACCTCCATCACAAGCCAGCATGTAAATATACTCGAAGAACAAAAGTATTGACTCAATGGTGGGATAAAAACGTTTTGAAGTGTCTTCCTTACGCTCTTAACGAAGTCACCAAGTCTTGTTCAGAAATGATCCAGTTACAGCACACGCAAGAAGAAATG CCCTCACGAATTATCAGTATTAGTCGATGTGTATGCCTACAAAATAAGCCACTCGGTCAGAGATTTTATGCCTAA